The following proteins are co-located in the Streptomyces sp. NBC_00435 genome:
- a CDS encoding histidine kinase gives MADSHHHVLLITFASSEAGRAAYKDAVALPGLRQTAVLERSDEGLLDVPESHVSGAGVTTAGAGLAGGLLGLLGGPIGVFLGAAAGAALGNAAEEGWAQEGGAGMIMLSSRVEEGAALLIADLYESDPRLADELARRHGGTLQRLTAKEFSAQVRAAERAAG, from the coding sequence CCACGTGCTGCTGATCACCTTCGCGAGTTCCGAGGCCGGCCGGGCGGCGTACAAGGACGCCGTCGCCCTTCCAGGACTGCGGCAGACCGCGGTCCTGGAGCGGTCGGACGAGGGGCTCCTCGATGTCCCGGAAAGCCACGTCTCCGGCGCGGGCGTGACCACCGCTGGTGCGGGCCTGGCCGGCGGACTGCTCGGCCTGCTGGGTGGCCCCATCGGCGTCTTCCTCGGCGCGGCTGCCGGGGCGGCGCTGGGCAACGCGGCGGAGGAGGGCTGGGCGCAGGAGGGCGGCGCCGGAATGATCATGCTGAGCAGCCGGGTCGAGGAAGGGGCGGCGCTGCTCATCGCCGACCTGTACGAGTCCGACCCGCGGCTCGCGGACGAGCTCGCCCGGCGCCACGGTGGCACCCTCCAGCGGCTGACCGCGAAGGAATTCTCCGCACAGGTACGAGCCGCCGAACGGGCGGCCGGGTAG
- a CDS encoding pyridoxamine 5'-phosphate oxidase family protein: MACDGDDARAILDEAPHVHIGFHSDDGPAVIPTPHARDGDQLSLHGSSQGAGGIRRSATRPVPGPAGCRPAPPPAPHPKAPAPHWPAPRPAPRSRTSSLRRLPGPLPPAGPAAFHERVVNVVRAGAAAEVPDTSS; this comes from the coding sequence ATGGCCTGCGACGGGGACGATGCCCGCGCCATCCTCGACGAGGCTCCGCACGTCCACATCGGGTTCCACTCCGACGACGGCCCCGCCGTCATCCCGACCCCGCACGCGCGCGACGGTGACCAGCTGTCGCTCCACGGCTCCAGCCAAGGTGCGGGCGGGATCCGCCGATCCGCGACACGGCCGGTACCGGGGCCCGCCGGATGTCGGCCGGCGCCGCCTCCGGCACCGCACCCAAAGGCGCCTGCGCCGCACTGGCCAGCACCTCGACCCGCGCCCAGGTCGCGTACCTCGTCTCTTCGCAGGCTGCCCGGCCCGCTCCCACCGGCCGGTCCCGCCGCGTTCCACGAACGCGTCGTCAACGTCGTCCGGGCCGGCGCGGCAGCGGAAGTCCCCGACACCAGCTCGTGA